Proteins found in one Stigmatopora nigra isolate UIUO_SnigA chromosome 15, RoL_Snig_1.1, whole genome shotgun sequence genomic segment:
- the mettl2a gene encoding tRNA N(3)-cytidine methyltransferase METTL2, producing MAAPCAVSDVADAGQSRRLASPSSAAEEKRPQFGTRFLTDPRQVFQHNAWDNVEWTEEQEAAAKSKVGENSQPLPAEKQEELESRANQYWNDFYTIHENRFFKDRHWLFTEFPELAPLPRLRPDAPENDGPPRSPGAGPPSPVRFPGSDASYRILEVGCGVGNTVFPILKTNNDPGLFVYCCDFSSTAVELVKANPEYEAARCLAFVCDLSHDGAVYPVPDGSLDVVVLIFVLSALHPDKMRSSVSRLARLLKPGGVMLLRDYGRYDMAQLRFKKGRCLSDNFYVRGDGTRVYFFTQDELHDIFSQAGLEKVQNLVDRRLQVNRGKQLTMYRVWIQCKYRRNPEKKNQAS from the exons ATGGCGGCGCCCTGCGCGGTGTCCGACGTCGCTGACGCTGGCCAAAGCCGTCGCTTAGCGTCCCCGTCGTCGGCCGCGGAGGAAAAGCGACCTCAGTTTGGCACTCGTTTCCTCACGGACCCCCGGCAGGTCTTCCAGCACAACGCCTG GGACAACGTGGAATGGACGGAGGAGCAAGAAGCAGCTGCCAAAAGCAAAGTAGGAGAAAACAGCCAGCCGCTGCCAGCAGAAAAGCAAG AGGAGTTAGAGAGCCGGGCCAACCAGTACTGGAATGACTTCTACACCATCCACGAAAACCGCTTCTTCAAGGATCGCCACTGGCTCTTCACCGAGTTCCCCGAGTTGGCGCCGCTGCCGCGGCTCCGTCCCGACGCCCCGGAAAACGACGGCCCTCCCCGCTCTCCCGGCGCGGGACCCCCGAGCCCCGTCCGCTTCCCGGGTTCTGACGCCTCGTATCGAATTCTGGAG GTAGGCTGTGGCGTTGGCAACACGGTTTTTCCCATCCTCAAGACCAACAA cGACCCGGGACTTTTTGTATACTGCTGTGATTTTTCCAGCACGGCCGTGGAACTGGTCAAG GCAAATCCCGAGTACGAGGCCGCTCGCTGCTTGGCCTTCGTGTGCGACCTGAGCCACGACGGCGCCGTCTACCCGGTCCCGGACGGCAGCCTGGACGTGGTGGTCCTCATCTTCGTGCTCTCGGCGTTGCATCCCGACAA GATGCGATCGTCGGTGAGCAGATTGGCGCGTCTGCTAAAGCCCGGCGGAGTCATGCTGCTACGGGACTACGGACGCTACGACATGGCGCAGCTGCGTTTTAAAAAAG gaaggtGCCTGTCGGATAACTTTTACGTCCGTGGCGATGGAACCAGGGTGTACTTCTTTACTCAAG ATGAGCTGCACGACATATTCAGTCAGGCCGGGCTAGAAAAGGTGCAAAACTTGGTGGACCGGAGGCTCCAAGTCAACCGTGGCAAGCAGCTTACCATGTACAGGGTGTGGATCCAGTGCAAATACCGGCGGAACCCCGAGAAGAAAAACCAAGCCAGTTGA